One Chryseobacterium indoltheticum DNA segment encodes these proteins:
- the nhaA gene encoding Na+/H+ antiporter NhaA encodes MKLNQYFNKFFQSNQSSGVLLIFCVFFALIIANSSLGTGFQQILDYQLGFENVDLKYPLSIWINDGLMAVFFLLVGLEIKRELVEGELSSFKNASLPIFAAVGGMVVPAVIYSIFNSGTEYSNGWGIPMATDIAFSLAIISMLGKKVPASLKIFLTALAIVDDLGAILVIAIFYTEQIHWIYLLLSVGIVAVLFVLNFLKITKLIFYIIPGIFLWYFLHHSGIHATIAGVLLALSIPTNVSKIKISPLEKLEHTLHFPVSFIIMPIFALTNTNITFNSGMVDGLFNSLGLGIIGGLVLGKLIGINLFSLIAVKLKISALPQRSSWSQMLGVGLLAGIGFTMSIFIALLSFKHEVDFQDEAKFAILIASFIAAISGYVILNLSSKKRRKRKPRSTRRISSF; translated from the coding sequence ATGAAGCTGAACCAATACTTTAACAAATTTTTTCAAAGCAATCAATCATCAGGAGTTTTACTGATATTCTGTGTGTTTTTTGCATTAATCATCGCAAACTCATCATTAGGAACCGGGTTTCAACAGATTTTAGATTATCAGTTAGGTTTTGAAAATGTAGATCTGAAATATCCATTAAGTATCTGGATTAATGATGGCTTGATGGCTGTTTTTTTTCTTTTGGTAGGATTAGAAATTAAAAGAGAGCTTGTAGAAGGCGAGCTTTCATCTTTTAAAAACGCCTCACTTCCTATTTTTGCTGCAGTTGGCGGAATGGTAGTTCCTGCGGTTATTTACAGCATCTTCAATTCCGGGACAGAGTATAGCAACGGATGGGGAATTCCGATGGCAACGGATATTGCTTTTTCTTTGGCAATTATTTCGATGTTAGGGAAAAAAGTTCCGGCTTCGCTAAAGATTTTTCTTACAGCATTAGCGATTGTTGATGATTTGGGTGCTATTTTGGTGATTGCCATCTTTTATACAGAACAAATACATTGGATCTACCTTTTATTATCTGTAGGCATTGTTGCCGTTTTATTTGTCTTAAATTTTCTAAAGATTACAAAACTGATTTTCTATATTATTCCCGGCATATTTTTATGGTATTTCCTGCATCATTCGGGAATTCATGCTACGATTGCAGGTGTTTTACTTGCTTTAAGTATCCCGACTAATGTCTCTAAAATAAAAATATCACCTTTGGAGAAACTCGAGCATACCCTGCACTTTCCGGTAAGCTTTATCATCATGCCTATTTTTGCGTTGACCAATACTAATATTACGTTTAACAGCGGTATGGTTGACGGGTTATTCAACAGTTTAGGATTAGGAATAATTGGTGGACTTGTTTTAGGAAAATTAATAGGAATTAATCTTTTTTCACTGATTGCAGTAAAGCTAAAAATCAGCGCACTTCCGCAGCGTTCGTCATGGAGCCAAATGCTCGGCGTCGGTCTTTTAGCAGGAATTGGATTCACGATGTCGATATTTATCGCCTTGCTATCATTTAAACATGAAGTAGATTTCCAGGATGAAGCCAAATTTGCTATTTTGATTGCTTCGTTTATTGCAGCAATTTCCGGATATGTGATCTTAAATTTAAGTTCAAAGAAAAGAAGAAAAAGAAAGCCAAGAAGTACAAGAAGAATTAGTTCTTTTTAA
- a CDS encoding RelA/SpoT family protein: protein MSYDLEQENKEISARYKDLISNTYRTLDEENNKLIRKAFDIALDAHKDQRRKSGEPYIYHPIAVAKIVATEIGLGASSIACALLHDVIEDSEYTYEDLKKIFGERIAGVVNGLTKISIMNHQNISVQSENYRKLLLTLSEDFRVILIKIADRLHNMRTLESMAPDKQKKIASETVYIYAPMAHRLGLYNIKSELEDLSLKYNNPDIFNEITEKLELAKESRIRYIDEFTKEVSERLKDEGLNVSIKGRAKAISSIYRKMLKQGVSFEEVFDNYAIRIIYKSDAKNEKFLAWKIYSIVTDVYHSNPSRMRDWITQPRSTGYESLHLTVLGPDKKWIEVQIRSERMDDIAEKGVAAHYKYKEGYKQSNDDRNFEKWVTEIRDVLEQQQNLTTSELLDNIKLNLYSKEVFVFTPKGEIKILPTNATALDFAFSVHSDLGMKCLGAKINGKLVPISYVLQNGDQVDILSSQNQKPKFDWLEFVVTSKAKSKIKSFLNSEKNSFVEEGKEILQRKLRHAKINFNDEEINKLQKFFNLKTSQELFLKFQTNELDASSLRKYIESKNVFNNLLSRFKRSSNKNQHYEEPKEINLDMIVFGKDEEKLNYSYAKCCTVIPGDKIFGFITISDGIKVHSDNCPNAINLRAQYDYRVIPAKWVNEESFKNRIKIEIEGLDRMGMINDITTVISGAMGMDMKSMSIESNNGIFTGNINLEVKHKGQLEETFKKLKAIDGISRIRRI, encoded by the coding sequence AATCTGGTGAGCCCTACATTTATCATCCTATTGCTGTTGCCAAAATTGTTGCTACAGAAATTGGTTTAGGGGCCTCATCAATTGCCTGTGCGCTTTTACATGACGTTATCGAAGATTCCGAATACACTTATGAAGATCTGAAGAAGATTTTCGGCGAAAGAATTGCGGGAGTCGTTAACGGGCTGACGAAGATTTCGATCATGAATCATCAGAATATTTCTGTACAGTCTGAAAACTACAGAAAATTACTCTTGACCCTTTCTGAAGATTTCCGTGTAATCCTTATTAAAATTGCAGACCGGCTACACAATATGCGAACGCTGGAAAGCATGGCGCCTGATAAGCAGAAAAAAATTGCTTCAGAAACGGTCTATATCTATGCCCCAATGGCTCACAGATTGGGATTATACAACATTAAATCTGAACTTGAAGATTTGTCGTTAAAGTATAATAATCCTGATATTTTCAATGAAATTACCGAAAAATTGGAGTTGGCAAAAGAAAGCCGAATTCGCTATATTGATGAGTTTACAAAGGAAGTTTCTGAGAGATTAAAGGATGAAGGTCTAAATGTAAGTATAAAAGGCCGCGCAAAAGCCATTTCTTCTATTTACAGGAAAATGCTTAAACAGGGTGTTTCTTTTGAAGAAGTTTTCGACAATTATGCCATCAGAATTATTTATAAATCGGATGCTAAGAATGAAAAATTCCTTGCCTGGAAAATATATTCTATCGTAACAGATGTCTATCACAGTAATCCCTCCAGAATGCGTGACTGGATTACTCAGCCAAGATCTACAGGCTATGAAAGTTTACATTTAACCGTACTTGGACCCGATAAAAAGTGGATTGAAGTACAGATCCGTTCCGAAAGAATGGATGATATTGCCGAAAAAGGTGTTGCTGCCCATTACAAATACAAAGAAGGTTACAAACAAAGCAATGATGACAGAAATTTTGAAAAGTGGGTTACCGAAATACGTGATGTACTCGAACAGCAGCAGAATCTTACAACTTCTGAGCTTTTAGATAACATTAAACTTAATTTATATTCTAAAGAAGTCTTTGTATTTACTCCAAAAGGTGAAATTAAAATTCTTCCGACCAATGCTACCGCTTTAGATTTTGCCTTTTCGGTACATTCGGATTTGGGAATGAAATGTTTAGGCGCAAAAATAAATGGAAAGTTGGTTCCTATTTCGTATGTTCTTCAAAACGGTGATCAGGTAGATATTCTTTCATCTCAAAATCAAAAACCGAAGTTTGACTGGCTGGAATTTGTAGTAACATCAAAAGCTAAGTCGAAAATTAAGAGTTTCCTTAATTCTGAGAAAAACTCATTCGTAGAAGAAGGAAAAGAAATTTTGCAGAGAAAACTTCGTCATGCAAAAATTAATTTTAATGATGAGGAAATCAACAAGCTTCAGAAGTTTTTCAACCTAAAGACTTCTCAGGAACTGTTCTTAAAATTCCAAACCAATGAATTGGATGCGAGCAGCTTAAGAAAATATATTGAAAGTAAAAACGTTTTCAATAATTTGCTTTCAAGGTTTAAAAGAAGCTCAAATAAAAACCAGCATTACGAAGAGCCGAAAGAAATCAATCTCGATATGATCGTTTTCGGGAAAGATGAAGAAAAACTGAATTACAGCTACGCTAAGTGCTGTACAGTAATTCCGGGAGATAAAATCTTCGGTTTCATTACGATCTCAGACGGAATAAAAGTTCACAGTGACAATTGCCCGAATGCGATAAATCTCCGTGCACAGTACGACTACAGAGTAATTCCTGCAAAATGGGTAAATGAAGAAAGCTTCAAAAACCGTATTAAAATTGAGATTGAAGGTCTCGACAGAATGGGGATGATCAACGATATTACCACTGTAATAAGCGGTGCAATGGGAATGGATATGAAAAGTATGTCTATTGAATCTAATAATGGTATTTTTACAGGAAATATCAATTTAGAAGTAAAACATAAAGGTCAACTTGAAGAAACATTTAAAAAATTAAAAGCAATCGACGGTATCTCAAGAATTAGACGTATTTAA